From Prevotella melaninogenica, the proteins below share one genomic window:
- a CDS encoding AAA family ATPase, with protein sequence MAVKTLYKTINTNGEYSCGDIGVTTEEWLDLLRDEKSMPYHEALLCFLRQKEHKATCVKVSQVYGKPAEHYNSKVYNFSKWVQKRLNRFSVKDADDKDTYWCITMQKGWDTKQGFQWQLRDELVEALRIYLMKTLIDVFRNGKPFNGYKEEYKWNLLDRSEGKDVLAVFDGLRGENVIDNPRTDSVIKYLVENEADKTRVCCQHLIDESVPLNERLAAFKSEIKALCPSKWKNTANDERTASALLTCVYPKTYTFYKDEIYKNICDYFGYTSRKAGKKYEHFMELVNGFVKSYGEEIQQIMLNEIKGFKNKPLNLAVQTLFWCMKDYMKEELKNKMTTETNNSSKGVWYDDVVRIWERRKNIVLYGAPGTGKTYDVPELAVRLCDSAFMAAEPSREEIVSRYNQLKTEKRIAFTTFHQSLDYEDWIEGLRPVVNENSQVTYEIESGIFKKLCEEAERPVVKDKKVGISDNAVVWKVSLAGTGDNNVRRECMENNHIRIGWDGYGPVISDETDWTIHNETGRKILDAYINKMKIGDIVMSCYSSQTIDAIGVVVSDYEFEDKFPNYKRVRRVNWLVKNINENIVEMNDGKTMVESSVYRLNSITLNDVKSILEKYDTSSKMEENDKAYVMVIDELNRGNVSKVFGELITLLEADKRKGRINAESVVLPYSKKAFHIPNNVYLIATMNTADRSLGSLDYAIRRRFAFIAEKPFGLEVDGFDEDLFEKVSSLFVKNFGDYKESGWDLTMKLESADTLSDEYKPEDVWIGHSYFLM encoded by the coding sequence ATGGCTGTAAAGACATTATATAAGACGATAAATACAAACGGAGAATATAGCTGTGGTGATATAGGTGTCACCACGGAGGAATGGCTTGATTTACTACGTGATGAGAAGTCAATGCCATATCATGAAGCTTTGCTGTGTTTCCTACGTCAAAAAGAACATAAGGCAACTTGTGTAAAGGTTTCCCAAGTATATGGGAAGCCTGCTGAGCATTATAACAGTAAGGTGTATAACTTCTCTAAGTGGGTACAAAAACGCTTGAATAGATTTAGCGTAAAAGACGCAGACGATAAAGATACTTACTGGTGTATTACGATGCAAAAAGGTTGGGACACAAAGCAAGGGTTCCAATGGCAGCTGCGTGATGAGCTTGTAGAAGCCCTTAGAATCTATTTGATGAAAACGCTTATAGATGTCTTCAGAAATGGAAAACCTTTTAATGGTTATAAAGAAGAATATAAATGGAACTTACTTGATAGGTCGGAAGGGAAAGATGTGCTTGCAGTCTTCGATGGTCTTAGAGGAGAGAATGTTATAGATAATCCTCGCACTGATTCTGTTATAAAGTATTTGGTTGAGAATGAAGCCGACAAGACAAGAGTTTGCTGTCAACATCTGATTGACGAGTCTGTTCCATTAAACGAACGATTAGCAGCTTTTAAGTCAGAGATAAAGGCTTTGTGTCCAAGTAAATGGAAGAACACTGCAAATGATGAGCGTACAGCATCAGCCTTGCTTACCTGTGTTTATCCAAAGACTTATACTTTCTATAAGGATGAAATATATAAGAATATTTGTGATTACTTCGGTTATACTTCTCGAAAGGCAGGAAAGAAATATGAGCACTTTATGGAACTTGTCAATGGTTTCGTAAAGAGCTATGGAGAGGAAATACAGCAGATAATGCTGAATGAAATCAAAGGATTTAAGAATAAACCGCTCAACCTTGCGGTGCAGACTTTATTCTGGTGTATGAAAGATTACATGAAAGAGGAATTGAAAAATAAGATGACTACAGAGACAAATAATAGTTCAAAAGGGGTATGGTATGATGATGTTGTCCGTATATGGGAGCGACGTAAGAACATAGTATTATATGGTGCGCCGGGTACTGGTAAGACTTATGACGTACCAGAGCTTGCTGTTCGTCTTTGTGATTCTGCGTTTATGGCTGCAGAACCGAGTAGGGAGGAGATAGTAAGCAGATACAATCAGCTTAAAACGGAAAAGCGTATTGCCTTTACAACCTTCCATCAGTCCTTAGACTATGAGGATTGGATTGAAGGATTGCGCCCTGTTGTCAACGAGAATAGTCAAGTAACCTACGAGATAGAAAGCGGAATCTTCAAGAAGTTGTGTGAAGAGGCAGAACGCCCTGTAGTTAAGGATAAGAAGGTGGGTATCTCTGATAATGCTGTTGTCTGGAAGGTTTCACTTGCAGGAACGGGAGATAATAATGTTCGTCGTGAGTGTATGGAGAATAACCATATACGTATTGGATGGGACGGCTATGGTCCTGTTATTTCTGATGAAACCGACTGGACTATTCATAATGAAACGGGTAGAAAGATATTAGATGCTTACATCAATAAGATGAAGATTGGCGATATCGTTATGTCGTGTTATTCAAGTCAGACGATTGATGCCATTGGAGTCGTTGTTAGTGATTATGAGTTTGAGGATAAGTTCCCTAACTATAAGCGTGTTAGACGTGTTAACTGGCTTGTAAAGAATATCAATGAGAACATTGTAGAGATGAATGATGGTAAGACAATGGTAGAGTCTTCTGTCTACCGTTTGAATTCTATTACGCTTAATGATGTAAAATCAATTCTTGAGAAGTACGATACTTCCTCTAAGATGGAGGAGAACGACAAAGCCTATGTGATGGTTATTGACGAGTTGAACCGTGGAAATGTCTCGAAGGTGTTTGGCGAGCTGATAACACTGCTTGAAGCAGACAAGCGTAAGGGACGTATTAATGCTGAAAGTGTGGTGCTGCCTTACTCTAAGAAAGCTTTTCATATTCCAAACAATGTCTATCTGATTGCAACCATGAATACTGCCGACCGCTCTTTGGGCTCGCTTGATTATGCTATCAGACGACGTTTTGCTTTCATAGCAGAGAAGCCATTTGGCTTAGAAGTAGATGGGTTCGATGAGGATCTTTTTGAGAAGGTTAGTAGTCTGTTTGTTAAGAACTTTGGTGATTATAAGGAGAGTGGTTGGGACCTGACTATGAAACTCGAATCAGCAGATACCTTGTCTGATGAATATAAGCCAGAAGATGTTTGGATTGGTCATAGTTACTTCCTGATGTAG